Part of the Nicotiana sylvestris chromosome 2, ASM39365v2, whole genome shotgun sequence genome, cagcgagagttggcatgctccatttgatccgtagctgcttttgatattggtacgatacgtttgtacatatatatgtatatgagtatgacgtggctcagtcccgtctttctacagttatgtttctgttagaggtctatGGACAGTATGTCAAGTTGGGTTGTACGTGGCCTTttcggctttcagtttttgatgtatagttgtctgtagcagccttgctggctcgcccactatattctgcctgtatacgtacatatgccttgatgacagacttctttcacgtatgttaattttataatgcagcagatgttattcacgttcatattttagacgcatgcttaggggtattTGACAAATAGGACTCAGGCGCCCGTCGCAGCCCATCTATTttggtcatgacaaaagtggtatcagagcagttctgtcctagggtgtCTACAGACTGTGTctaatagagtcttgtttatgggtgtgtcgtgcaccacacttataaacatgaggctacaggacatataggatgttatcctctcttttttatctcagatcgtgcaatacaagaattcatgttcctaacgatatgttatattttcagtaatgcctccaaagagtaaggctgcccagaagggaaagtctatggctggtgagactactagtggAGCGCcatgagttaccagggctcggggagaatctcatggtgaggttccatctcagacttcacataccccgccgtTTCCAGAAGAGCTCTGAAGGGCACCATCTCCAGCACCCGCCCCTGTATATTCAGCACCTCAGCAGGATACGCCGGGTCAGGAAATGAGAGATGTTGTTCAGTTattaacccgattagtagccgcacaggcTCGACGTCGGGAATCAGGTATTGGTCATACAGATAGGTCTGTGAGCACGAGGGTttgtgactttattaatttagaccctttggtattcactggagcagacccgaatgaggaccctcaagtatttattgatagagtgcagaggatgttacgggtaatgaaggccactgagactgagtcagttgagttagcttcctatagactctgagatgttgcagttaattggtatgagtcttgggaattgtccataGGTTAGAATGCCCTCCAGCGGTACGGCaagagtttacagaagcttttcttcgtcattttCTGCCACCAGAGACgagtgtaaggccccgtgaatttcCTACTCAGAACCCCAAAGCCCGTGCTGCCAAGTTATGAGAATGTGTTAGGATTTATAAAAAATCTTCGCGGCGAGTTTGGACCCCTTTGGATTGAATAGTGaattaaaaagtcaagaaataatattTTCGAGAAAAGTGCGATtttgcggtcgagaatgcggACGCATATCAGGTATGCAGACCACATAGGGGGCATAGTCACAGCAATGTGAGTCAGTGTGTTtgtcaaatttgaggttaaataaGCGGTCCATtgtgcgatcgcataaccgatatgcggtccgcatagtcatcgcataatttcCTTGGAATTCTGTAAggagcagttctgcggtgcattatgcgccgcagaacgggtatgcggacctCATTTTTGCCGCATACCCAAATAGAATattcagattttgggagcacttttgcggtccattctgtggGTCACATTTCCACTTTGCGATTGCAAATGCGATCGTagacctgactcggggctccaattttctaaattttaaacccgaccccttatcAATATATTCGGTGTTATggctcattttgagcatttttccttatgcttttagagagagagagagagagagtcttagagagggaagtgcttcccatcaaattactccatgaaaccttgccaaatctttgaagataatcaagtgagggcacctaaatcttcatcccaagaggtaagacttcattacctcagctcttattcctatgcttagcaataagggatcactagtgaagtaattcatgggtataagaatgaatttgttgcatgcatatcacaccatagaatattgggaggtagtgaactaaaaagaaagcaattggggtataaaatgatagaaatttctctcaaaagggcctaagatcacaatgcacccttagtgtttgatagtatgctcaaaacaagctagaatctcaatctcgtctctaattctcgaTTTAATTTGTAATccttacacaatagatcgaagtgctaaaagttccgaaattttgtaaggaataaggaaagctttattgaggtatgtatggctaaaaccccttctattagaaattgagcttcatcgttggTTGTATGAGTAGgtaagattaaattgaattgttgtattgattgctatttcgcttgacttggtgttgcaaccttatatgcATGGAAATTGTGTCTCAAATTGAACagcgtgctattcttgataatttgaaaaggtgcaaggactatgTATCATGTATcaaaatgcttagaccttagattgaaattgaagtgcgttgttgtgccatttacatgaagtctcCTCTACGCCTACAcccttatttgctcttgtgtgccatactctcttgaattacaaacctaatgttgaaaatgggaacaatgtgaaacatGAATTGTGGAATAtgaaaattgtggccccaagtgccggtaaactaatacatgtataaccaaagattggagtgagatgaataatggaaaatggtaacggCTCGGTAAGGCGGCCTAGTCGATCGGGCTGTGATCGGATGCTATGACATATACACATAGCGAttatgcattgatgattgaaactggaatgtgtgaatagaatattggtaacATCTCtgggagacggcctagccgatcgggtcgagatcgtactccgctcaagatagcggtggtaatgtgaatgatgtggaataatttgaaatgcccgactaaaggctatggaaaaatggtgtgaaggttgtgtaattcttttatattgataatgttgtgatcgtttaaagctttggGGTGATACGTGTGATTTCTTTTTATGTATATGAAAGTTCTTTCAAATTTTATGGTgcttagttatacatactagtactattccatggtactaacgtcccttttgccggggcgctacatttttttaaatgaatgtaggtggctccatagcagatagtgccgatcgtgtgtagcgaagcatccctcttctcaagatcttggtgagtccctttctccttcaaggggctatactacatatctttgtattgtggactttcacttctgaggtatagccggggccttgttgccggtgtTGTCAAACTCATCTCTTGtatcctagaggctccgtagaaaTATTTGTGGATTATGTACGGgggttggatgggtctacgaaccatgttgtaattctaaacttatGTTGCCTATAAATTGTAACTATATGGGGATCTTGGAAACTAACTCATCTACGGTTTAATATGGTGTTTAAAATGAACTATCAATGTAGAATGTGTTGTCTTTCCCCGTCTAAATGGATAAACAAAAGTATGGTTTCTTTATTCATATCAAGGTGGGTAGGAAGTGTATGGTAAGGCTTGcttagttgggttcactcgattgagcgccggtcgcgcctcccgaggttggggcatgacaaacttggtatcagagcctaaggttttgaagtgtcataggatgtctcggagccgtgcctagtagagtcaTTCTTATCGGTGtatagtcgaccacatctataagttggaggatACTTGGGAATTTAGGAATAACACTCTTCTTTGATGTTCTGGATCGTGCGGTGAAACTGTGCCTCTCTAATTAGTGCAATGgtctatctttcagtaaatggcacctaagaagaaagctAGAATTAGCCAAGGGGCCAATGCCACCTCCGGAGTGGCTGATGATTCACTACTTGATACTGTGGATGAGGGTAGCCACCCTGCTATCGCTTTGCCTAATTCTTCTACTCCAGAGCAGACCACCCCAGTTCCCACACCCGTGGAGGGTACCACCATCCCTCCCATTGATACTCCTGTCccgcctcatatcgccagtgtgccaactcaacttccttctACTATCAAAGGAGCCCAAGGGACCTACCCTCATTCGGAGCATTCTGGAGCCTAGCTCTATGAAGGAGTAGCTCATACCTTATCCTGCCAAAGGCGtgcaaaagaaaaactcgataaggaagggaagacgtGAGATTCGGAAGGCCTATGCCTAAGCTCACCATAAAGTAAAGtcggcggacttcctcgaaggccgagcacaccTCTGTTAATCTAGTTCCCTCGGCCCTAGAAGAATTAGGCCCCGTCGAAGCATGATCGctcggaggaaccacctctccagAACCGGAAACTTCGAGTGCAGCAGGCTCAGACAATGTTTTCTCCTCAAAGACTCGGCCTCGTTTATTATTGTCGTCCTTTGGCTCGGAAGCTGGCAACCCCTCCCTTTCTCCGGAGGAGCACAACCTCTCTCTTGGAGACCTTCCAATACCTACGACCGCAAGATTAATACATGAAAAGGGGAAAATGTCTTCCCAAATGTACAAGATACAACGTAAAGTAGCGTACACACATACCATgatattttgcttcccatctgtcCTGGAACACGTCTCGCCACCTATGCTCGCCACAAGTCAAATAGGCTGCCAAATTTCGGACCCAACCAGGCAGATCAGGAACTTCGTCCAGTGCCCGCAAAATTGCTGCAGAAATGGAGGAAAATACGATTACTAAACTAGTATCCACCACGAGCATATCTGAGAAAGCACGAGACTCTTCACTCATGCGTATAATTCCATTCCTTGGGGAATGGCATAAGTTCTACGAGGATAACGTTAGCCATCCGAACCCGAACGAACCGACTAATCCACTCTGaatctccatcttcctcatcataaACAACAAAGGTCGTGGACGAATGACatcgcaaggttagcagacctcgatgatgaaagggccggtacaaccTAACAATATGACTGAGCGTAAATTCAAGCCCAACTTTCTCCACAAAGAACATCATCATCAGCACTATTTGCCAAAACGACGGATATATCTACGCCAAAGTAACCCAATACTTTAAATAGAAATCGAGCACGACCGTATCAGGGGAGCCTAGTGCGAAACGGTACAAGTACATGTTCAGGAATCCATCGGCAAGGTTCGTGATACCCTCATCCGAACATGGAGATCAATAATAAAGAAAGATGGCTAGAAGAAAGGGATGAATGAATGGCGGAAGGTACTTGGAATAGAGAGATAATGCCAAaatacccccatttataggggcgATAATGACACGGCCATCAATGCCTTCAGAAGACTGACTGGAAGGTTCAATTAATGTGTTCTTGAATAATTGAATCGATGGCAGTACTATCACTTTGAAGAACGGGAATCGACAGCGCATTGAATGGCGTCGAAAAGACAACTCCATGGGATGTATCGATTATCATGAAAAACCACGCCATAGGTTGTGTCATCGACATGACGTCACCATAGGAAGCCCGAGGATTTATGTATTAGAATCGTTTCCTATCGCTTCGTTCTAGTCAACacagagactatctgtatgtgGCAAAATTAGAGAGTCTAATTTCTTGCTATTAATTCATTTCAGAAGAACACCTCAAGGCCCCGAGGACGCAAAGTTGTGACCGATTTCCCTCCCTCGAAGCTCGTCAGGGCCCGACCTAACGGGAATATCGCTCGAGGCTAGAATAAAAATGGGAAGTTCCCAGggcacgcggctaagtctgaTAGAGCCGGCCTGCCCAGTATTTGTATTAGGCTGTCCCATCTTCATATCTTTATAATTAATGCTTTTTGTACTATCTTGGAACTCTccacctatataaaggggatctttagcactttgtaaagggctgatgttgctccaactattctacagaagataaataacaactctctctctctctctctctctctctctctctctctctctctctctctctctcttctctcttacATATCCTCCCGATACTACTGCAATAGCTTATTACTTTCATACTTATTCTTCGTTTATTGcttgtcattggccataaagagcctcccttaattatatcctaactattaGCCCTTTACCGACTATCCCTGATAGCTTGAGCTTGAGCTCGAGCGCAAgcatcaacctcgaggcccctTATCGGTTGGTCCTAGGCCTGAATATCtaacccctcggtttgattataactctactttagctcgcatttcatcttttatcttcacatagATAACATCAACTTCTTTTAGAACTAGCAtgaaaatagatcacgtatttttagagtcccatcaacaaatttaattgttattaccatttttacggtaaacactTCCAAGGTCCAAAAAGTGAAATAATACCCTAAGCCTCGTTTATATAGTACACCCTCTGACCTCctaatgtgcggtccgcacatttccAAGTGTGGTTGCACCTTTCCAAGTCCTGCGGTCACACAAAAACTGTAAGGCCGCACTTCACAACTTCTCTACTACTAGGCTTCAGTAAATTATCCATAACTTTCTCTACTGATTTCCAAATGATGAGTTATTTACATTTACAGATACTAGACATGACAaactacaacttttgtttttcaattatctccaaattccttgtggatcaaaagatataagcttccaaagtttgACTAGTGAATATGCAGAAATCCTTGATGTGCAGCGGCACATAAAATTGTGCGGTACGCACTCCTCCTCTAAGGTCCGCATATTTCTGCTGTAGTCTGCACTtttatgtgcggtccgcatctCTCCTTAGGCTCAACACTCCAAaatatgcggtccgcacttccaAAAGTATCAGAACAATATCAGAATGCCAAAATGCCCAGACTCACTCAAAAGTCACCTTCGaacatacccgaggcccccgagacctcaaccaaagataTGATAATgtcctaaaaacatcatacaaacttattagagccctcaaatcacatcaaataacaacaaaaacatgaatcacataccaattcaagcttaatgaacttgaaacctcaaacttctacaactgatgccgaaacctaccaaattaCGTCTGAttaaccccaaattttgcacaaaaatcataaatgacataacagagctatTTCAATTTTTCGACTCAGATTTTagtcccgatatcaaaaagtcaactcccaagttaaacttccaaacttaaatttTGGTTttagccatttcaagcctaattaaactacATACTTCCAAGTAAtttccgaacacactcctaagaTCAAAATAACCATACATAGCTATTCATGCCCTCAAACAATCAAGCagagtgcaaatgctcaaaacggccggtcaggtcgttacaacaCTCCCCTCTATATGTTCCTACATGTCCACAGACAAAGGGCCACTATGcgtaaatattttttgaaaaaatatttattgAAGAATAACTCAGTTTTCAGGTTCAGTTCAGATACCAGTTTTTTACTCATATTTTAGTTTCAGATCAAATACAAATTTAGTTTTTAGATTCAGCTTTCAATTATCAGTTTAAATTCAACTTTTCCTCATAATCAATTTTAGCATTAGATTGTTCAATTTTAATGTGAATTATCCACTCtactttttgtatttttattatatttatgtCCAAGCTAATCTTGTCCTCCACATGAGAGATTTTCAATAAGAGTTGTTGGGTATCCTTGGAGATACTTATCCTGTTTGAATCTGCCATGTCGTGTTAGAGGCGTTGAGTTTGTAGGTGTCGAGGTATGTGGCTATCAAATAGTTGGTGAGcaactttattattattattattattattattattattactactactacctactattactactactacCTACTACTTCTAtgactacaacaacaactactactactactactactacttctactactactactactactactactactactactactactactactactactactactactgctgttgttgctgctgctactactactactactactactactactactgctactactgctactactactgctactactactactactactgctactactgctgctactactactgctactactgctactactgttgctgctactgctactactactgctacacTGAGTTTGTAGGTGTCGAGGTATGAGGCTATCAAATAGTTGGTGAGcacctttattattattattattactactactactactactactactactactactattactactactactactactacctaCTACTACCTACTACTAccacctactactactactactactactactactactactactactgatgttgctgctactactactactgctactactactgctactactgctactaccgctgctactactgctactactgctactactgctactactgctgctactgctactgctactgctagtactgctactactactactactgctactactactactactactgctactgctactactactactcctactaatactactactactgctgctgctgctgctactgctactaatactactactactactactactactgctacttctactactgctactgctactgctactgctactgctactgctactgctactgcttctGCTACTCCTACTACTACTGCTGCTCCTGCTACCTACTACTGCTATTGCTGATGCTACAACtattattactactactactgctactgctgctattgctgctgctactactactattactactactattGCTGCTGCTGATGTTGCTCCCGCTGCCCCCGCCGCCGCTGTTCCCACCATCGCCCGCACCACCGCACTGCCCCCGCTGCTCCCTCTTGCCACCGCCGCTCCTCCCGCTGCCCCCTCCTGCCGTCGCCGCTCCCCCCGCTGTCCCTACCACCGCCGCCACCACTCTTCCCACTACTCCTCTCGCCGCCGCCGCTCCTACCGCCGCCTCCGCCGCTGCTCCCACTATCGTTGCTGTCGCTGCCGCTGCCACTGCTGCTACTGCAGTCCAATCTTGAAGACACACAAGAAAGATCGGGAATTTTCAAGGACAGGTAGGTCAAGGCATAAATTATAGTATAAGATATGTACCAGTAGAATTCTTTGCCATAATTGGAAATGTACCATATTAGTGTACTCTGCTTTCCTTGTTTACCACGCTCAAcaattgttcttcagctttattgtttttactttattgttcaaaCTTCATTGCTCTTAGCTGACCTCGAGGCCCCCAAGAGAATCGAGCTTGAGGTTCTTATTGATCTAGCAACATTGGTTttgttcatcaattcttcttacttaaacttaatattatttgcatattcactagtattgaaataaatcacatatctttaaaaccacaaatcacatTTAATTATTACCcccatttttcgaggtaaacattTTGGCACCCACCGTGAGGCTAAAGATAAAAGTGATTATTTTAGTTCTAATTTTCTAATAACACAcattattcttcacactttttcttgtcaaagattcttttaTTTCAGGCTTAATTATGTCTAGCACACAGAATGCACCTATTCACGAGGATGAAAGCCTTGGAGAAAGCAGCGGTGTAGGAGTCAGTGTACCACCATAAACCCTGAGGGATTGCCAATTATGGATCTAGTCGATATCAGTTTGCATAACGCTCTAAACACGGACGCAGGCAAGACCCCGCAGGGAATGCACACTGGGAAGCCCGAGCAGCTGGCCAAAGAACATGAGGAATAGAAAaaggaggagtcagcctccaGGTGATGTTCAAAATGTTGCAAGCCCAGTAagtcgccatcgctcaacttcagagtcagaataGAACTCCAAACACAGCTAAATCAGTAAACACGCGGTAAGTTAAACTAGCGCTGGAGAGGCCCGATGAAAGTGGCTCCTGGACTGACCCCGcaattatgaaaatgctcgaagAGCTCGCCAAAAGGATTGATACCAAAAAAAGAGGATtgaaaaaatgacaaaaaggtggagacataTAATTCTAGGGTCGGCCAAATACCGGGAGCACCTCTAATTTTGAAAGGACTAGACACGAAAAAGTTCGTGCAAAAACCATTTCACCAAAGTGCGGCTCTGAAGCCTATCCCAAAGAAGTTTCAAATGCTAGATATCCCGAAATATAACGAAACAACTAATCCAAACGAGCACATCACCACATATGCATGTGGcattaaaggaaatgatttgaaAGACGATGAGGTTGAGTCTGTTTTACTAAAAAGGTTTGGGGAAACAATGTCTAAGGGTGCCATGATTTTGTACCATAACTTACCCTGGAACTCCATTGATTCGTTTGTCATGTTAGCGAACTCATTTGTAAAGGCACATGTCAGTGCCATTAAAGTCACAACAAGGAAGTCTGATGTATTCAAAATAAatcaaagggagaacgagatgttgagggagtttgtatctcgcttcTAATTGGAACGAATGGAGTTACCACCAGTCTCTGATGAATGGGTCATACAAACCT contains:
- the LOC104226075 gene encoding uncharacterized protein, which translates into the protein MALTCAFTNEFANMTNESMEFQDWTAVAAVAAAATATIVGAAAEAAVGAAAARGVVGRVVAAVVGTAGGAATAGGGSGRSGGGKREQRGQCGGAGDGGNSGGGGSGSNISSSNSSSNSSSSSSNSSSSSSSSNNSCSISNSSSR